The following nucleotide sequence is from Aptenodytes patagonicus chromosome 6, bAptPat1.pri.cur, whole genome shotgun sequence.
TTTTTAACAATGTTAATTCATTTTATTGTAAGAGAGGTTCTAAAGTTTACCAGCGGCAACTCCGGAAAAAATCTTTTGATTTGAGGACTTTATCTGAGGACTCTAAAACAGAATTGTGCTTACACCGTGTAAGGTCATATATATGTAGAGAGAGTGATTAATACTGGATTTATTTAAGGCTTACCTAAAGCTTTAACATACACTTGAGCAGTCTTTGTTACCTACAGTGTATTTGTTGGTATCACGTATAAACAAAGTTTAAACACTGGCTCTTCAGCAGGCTTTTGCTGATACTCTGCCAGTCATTGTCTGCAAGTATGCCGTACTACTACAGTAGGTGGCAGGCACTATTTACAGCCAATTCAGTCTAGACTTCATTCAGTAAATTAAATCAAGGACAGTCTGTGACTCCTTTGTGACCTCATTCTGCTGCTTATCTTTGTGGCTAAGAACAGTGAATATCAGGTATGGAACCTGACAGCACAGGGGTGTAGCTCTGGCTAACAGGGTGTTAAAAATCAATACAAGATAAATAGACTGAATATGACAGGTGAACTTTTAAAGAGAGACGGTCTTGTGGTTTGgatgtttgtggggttttttttcctaattaatttttaaaaattattttatagagGTTGCTGATATTACCCATGCTTTGTCGAAGCTCACAGAGCCAGCACCAGTCCCAATCCATAAATTATCAGTCACAAATATGGTTcacagtgcaaagaaaaaaattcgcAAACACAGAGGTGTAGATGAATCACCTTTAAACAATGACGTTCTGAACACTATTCTTCTGGTAAGTGAGCTGTCCATGCACATTAAATTCatataaaacatgtatttcaTGCTTCCACTGATGCATTTGGTTTATAGTTTATGGCAGAATTACAAATTAAAGTGTCTGATGTCAGTTCCATTATTTGAATTGCATTTATCAGCTTCTTGGAACACCCTATGTTATTACAAGTCTGTGCAATATAAGTGGACTGAAAATGCACTTTGAACTCTGCTAACAGTTTTAATTATAGGGATTGCTGGTATGTTACCAGCAGTAGCTTTATGGAGAAAgtgggaaaagcaggaaaaacataCTGATggaagtttggatttttttgtttcttcaagtTCTTATTTCCTGATGCTGCTGACAAACTCGCAGATGGATTTGAAAGCAGAACTAGCACTTCAGCAGGAAACAATCCTCCTCCAGAGAGTGAAGATTATGTAAGTTTTCCTGGCTGGCACtcatgagagagagaaagcaattCTGAGTGTACGTTCATACAGACTTTGCTGTGGTTGCCCTATGTCTTGTAATAGATACTTTTTGGAAAGAGGAACTTACCTTTGTGGAATCTGTAGGTAGAAAtagtgatttttaatttctttttccttctaatgtctttttttttttttttcttccaaagactGTCATTTTTGGTAGCTTATACTTACAGGCTTAAAATGTTAGTTAGCCACTTGTACTGACAAACAGGAAAGAGATTGTATGGTTTTGGAAAAAATGCCATTGTTCCTgtatttcctgctttcttttatttcttacatAGAATCTCTTCAGTCAGTTTAAATCTGCTCCTTCTGATAGTCTGACGTACAAACTAGCTTTATGTCTTTGTATGATAAACTTCTACCATGGAGGAGTAAAAGGAGTGGCCCATCTTTGGCAAGAATTTGTGTTAGAAATGCGCTACAGATGGGAGAACAACTACCTTATTCCagggtaagatttttttttttagttgctttgTCATAGAAAACGTTCTTTGTTTCAGGGACAGAGTGAATTCACTATGCCTTTGAACCATactggtggttttttggttgttttttttttttttttttttaaattgcagtgcTATCCTCTATTACCCTCCTTCCTTAAAGCAAGAAAGGATAGGGAGTAGGGAAAAGCATCTGTGCCCTCCTTTGAAAACTTCAAGATGCCTGGAGGAAGCTCAAGTTAAAGAGCACTCCACAGTGTGAATGAGggtggaaaaaaccaaaaagcttatGCAAATGCTTGGCTTCCAGTTTATCATTAGATAAAAATGAAGGAGCTGATACAGGGAGATAGTGTAGAAAGCTTTGTAGTGTAGTTTCGCCAGTTTTCTAAGGGAGCTGTTCCAAGTTGCTGCTGGTGTAACAGTCTCTTCAGGTAGCTAATGCTGTCTCAAGTATTCCAACCCTGCCAGGTTAcgtctgcagcagcagagcttgtTGCAGACCAAATGAAGGGCTCTGTCAAAATGAGAGATCAATGTAGagtgcgctttttttttttttcaaatgggatGGACTGGCCATTTGTTCACTAGTTTGTACTTGCAAATGGTTACACTAACAGATAAAATGGAACTTGAAATATGTAGCGATCACTCTACTGTATCATTGCAGTTTTAAAAGTAAAGTCAAAGGTGcttaatttttgtttgaaaacagttaCCCTTTTAACTTCCAAATGGAAAACTGACCAGGAAGGGCAGGGTGTGTCTGTTTCGTACTAGTGTGAATGATCTCTGAGCTTCAGAAATGGCCTCTAGGAAATAAATGTGGTTTAACTTCTGGGCTTGTTCAGTCACTAGCTTGTCTCCTGAGACCATAGAAGAGCTGCATAGTTGAAATGGTGGGGGTGGGTTCAATGTGGATATTTGCCCCTCTTTTGGATTTCATATGATTTAAGACCACGTGTGTGAAAGATTCAACTTTATAATTGATAATGGTTACACTTCTACCTTTTGTTAGATTAGCTAATGGCCCTCCAGATCTGAGATGCTGTTTACTGCATCAGAAACTTCAGGTAAATATCCCAAATTTAAGAATGATTTTTCTCCTAAGGAAACTGTCAAAATTATAGCAATTATTAGCTAAATATATTATTGTTGTAGATTTAGTTATGCTTGTATTATTGGGTCTGGACTTCATTTCTTGGGAAAATCTTTGTTATAGCAACAAGTTCAATGGAATTGTTACCTTGTAGAATTGTAAGAGATTTTTGGTGACTCTCCAAGTTTTTCTGTGACATTGTTTCCATAAGAGAAGTAAttgctaaacaattttttttcccctttaacttGTTAGATGTTAAATTGTTGCATtgagagaaagaaagcaagagatgaggggaaaagggggagcgTGTCTGATCGTTCACCTGGTGGTACTTCTGGTGATACTGGAAAAGGAGCAGACCACTCTGGAGATAACCCTGATAAGGAAAAAGAAGTTGGCAAGTCTTGGGAATCGTGGAGTGACAGTGAAGAGGAATTTTTTGAATGTCTAAGTGACACAGAAGATCTTAAAGGAAATGggcaggaaaatggaaagaaaggaggagcGAAAGAAGGCAACAAAGAGCCTGTAAACTTAAAACCAGAAGGTCGTCTGCATCCACATGGAAAGCTGATGTTGCTGCATCCAGGAGAGCCTCTCTACATTCCAATAACACAGGTTAGGTGGCAAGAGCTGAGCCAGATGTGCAATACGACTCTCACGCAATATGGCTCATACCTAGGATTGTGAATTGTATATGGTTTGCGGGTTATAGCCTTATCTGTTGTTAAAATTGCAAAGTGTTTTTGGACTAAGaccttattttccatttttaaaacttgATGAGGCTGCTAAACTGAAATCTCACATGCTCTTTGTTTTATTTGAGAATGGGTCTCCTTACCAAATTTCActcaaaacaaatttttttaaacaagaattaaGCTGTCTTGCCTACCTTAAATTTGGGTTTCTTCTTATTTCCAGCTCTTGAGGCATCTTccatcccctccttcctttctttcctgtaaaGTAGGAACTGCCATGGTCCTTCCCCCATGAAGATTTCTAGCTGACTGACCAGAGTACTGGATCAGTTTTgctgctactttttaaaaaaaaaaaacaaacccaaaaacatttCTCAACTCATATCTAAAAAGCCATGGTCATCGGTTTTTGGTACTGTTATCTAAAGCAGGTTTATCATCAAACAACTAGAAATGTTATCTGACACACACTTTCTTGTAGAGTGACTAGGGATGAAATAGGAAGCAGTGGTGTCAGAGGAAGTAGTTTAAATCAGCCATGCAAGAagaatactgtatttttcattcacttgagagaaattatttttaatgaatgttgcTTAGCATGGGTAAAAGGTATGAGCAGAGTGTAGTCAGGCAAAATGTTGTCAATTAATTATGTGCTGACAGTATCAACGGCAAAAATTATACATTGCTTTAGGTGGATTTTCATCCATCTCAACAAAATAGTATCAGTCAAACACTTCCTGGACTGCATCTGGATTTTGGCATTTTCACAATATATCCTTATATTGTTACTTCATTctcaggttgttttctttttaattttttttgttggtgtcaTCTTTAGATGCACAGCTTTAGCCTAAACAGTTTAAGCAGTAGAAAGTTACAATTATTTCCTTTGAGTACAAATAAAGTAGAATGAACTTTATTTTGGTGACAGGGAGCTTTCCACTCCTTCCTTAATAAGGGCTGAGTCTAGGAGAGGCTATTTGCAAACTTGTCTTTTCCTGTGTTACAGGAACCAGCACCCATGACTGAAGATTTGCTGGAAGAACAGTCTGAGGTCCTGGCAAAACTAGGGACATCAGCAGAAGGTGCTCATCTTCGGGCACGCATGCAGAGTGCCTGCTTGCTCTCGGATATGGAGTCTTTTAAGGTAGTACTACTTGAAGAATTCTGTGAGACTGCTTTCTTCTTAACGAAACTATCCCTCTTGCTTGTGTTGAACaagtttgaaggtttttttttttcgccacaaaacagtttcaaaatagtttaaagttgaaaataaaaacctattGGTAAAACTCTTTGAATGTTTCAAAATCTATGCCTATCCAGTCTATTATGCTGTAACGTTCCAGTAAATTTGCACAATgtctgtgggaggaaaaaaaccccaaaacatacaGTGGATAAATTGGGAATTAAAACTCGGACAAGCCCATAGGAAATTATGTTAGAAGAAAACTGAGTGTCAAAATCCTGAATCAAAATTACGTCTCTCCCTCCCACCACATTGTAGCTTTCATTTAGTGTCTCTCTTACCTGTACTTTCCACTGTATCTAGCTTTGTAAAATGCACCTTTAATCAGACTCCAAATGGGTAAAATGTAAAGGtggtgtaaagaaaaaaaaaaagtctattaacACATTCACAATTCTGTATTTGGACTTTCGGGAGGTGGACATAATTTTTATGTGTAGTTGAAGATGTTTTGTTCTTTAGTAGGAAGGATAAGTTGTCACTATTTAGAAGCCCTGTACAGCTGTTCATCAAATTGGGACTGGACTAGCTGTGGTTTTGGGTAatttgttccctttcttttctgagcCCTGCAGAGGGAGCTAAGAGCACATACACTGCTGTCTTCAAAGGACCTCAAAACTCTAAAAAGATTGGAGATTCTGTCATGAagtagctatatatatatatatattttttttttttttttttaaattattgcaatGTTACTTTGTGGTAAAGGATGCAGATGTACTGTAAAGTAAGAGTATTTATAACATATCAATATTACTTTATTAGCAGTGATTCATGTCAGATATATGTAGCAGTTTTATTTCTATGGTGCAAGTGATCTAAAAACTCAAAGAAAGACTATAGAACCGTAACTTGAAGCAGAAGTGCACTCTCGATAGGTACATCGAATAGAAAGCTGGGTTTCCTATGTTCTAGACCTATGGATGTATTTATCTGTGGTGACACTGTTGACATTCATATAAAAATGAAGGGTTTTTTGCTTGGgggagattgattttttttttttttttttttttttaagttcctttttaaaggaagaagaaaaggtgaaTTTTGTTACTGGAGTGTTAAAAGATGGAAAGTCAGTGCTGAAAGCATATTTATGCAGCCCAGTGATTCTTTTAGGCTTGGGCTGTTTTTCATCTGAGTCTTCAACGGTATAAGcttttacataaaaaatgtaGTGAAAATTCATATTTATTGTACGTATCAAGTACCAGATAGAAGCTTGACTTAACAGTATAATTTAGAGCTTGCCTGAAATAACTGATGAACGTACTGTTTTGGCGGGATAAGAGGaaggtttctttggttttgttgatgatgtgggtttccccccccccgccattgtCTTGGTTTATACTGACTTTATCCCCTCACCCTCCCAGATCTCTTTTCTAGTGTACAGTTTGCTGACTATGAGCAGAATTCCCTGAGTTTTGGCTCCTAGCCTCTGCtctacccactaaaccatgttgcCTTCCTACCCAGGTTATTATGTTCTTATAGGATTTTTCAGGCACAaattttatctcctcttcattCCAGGCAGCTAATCCTGGCTGTTGTCTGGAGGATTTTGTGAGGTGGTACTCCCCTCGGGATTACATCGAAGAGGAAGTGGTTGATGAAAAGGGGAATATAGTAATTAAGGGCCAGCTCAGTGCCCGAATGAAGATTCCTAGCAACATGTGGGTAGAGGCCTGGGAGACAGCAAAACCAGTCCCAGCCCGGAGGCAGAAGAGACTGTTCGATGACACtagagaagcagagaaggtaAAAAGCTCTGTGGCTAGTGATGGCCTGATCTGTAATGCTTGTACAAAACTTTATGGCagccctttcttctttctcctgcaaGCTTTAAACATTGACGTGTCATTGcgctatattcttggaattaCTAAACTGGCTTTGTACATGGCTTAGGGTTAATCAGAAATTCTTGCTGCCGTACAGCAGTGTGTTTGAAGTATCTAAAATAATCGGTGTGTGGAATGTAACTTCATAAGGTGTATTACTTAGGTACTTCTTTGAATTATTagtaaacaaaacagatttttatctGCATGTATGTGTTAGGAAACTAAAGCGTTCctaaaacataattatttttagtttcattCTAACCTGTTGGGACTGTAAGCGATCACTGAAGTTTCATGTAAAAACTACCTATTGAGTCCTGTCTTACAACAGTGCTCCCTTCTTGTGAACTCTGCAACGTAGGTGCTCATCTTTCAGCGTTAACCTTATCTTTGGGAAGTAGTTTTGATCAGTAATGTATTAAATTTTCTAATGTTATAGGTGCTTCATTACCTTGCAGTTCAGAAACCAGCTGACCTTGCAAGGCATCTCTTGCCTTGCATCATCCATGCAGCTGTACTCAAGGTAAAGGAAGAAGGTAAATaatgtttaataaattattaagaTATTTTAGGGTGAACGCTGATGCAATAATTACAACTTCTTCGTTTCTTTTCCTCCTGATAGAAGCACTAGAAGATATATCTTCAGTTAAGAAGATTATTAAGCAGATAATATCCCATTCCAGTAAAGTTCTACGATTCCCTAATCCAGAGGACAAGAAGTTGGAAGTAAGGCTTTTGTACTGGCTGGGGCTGAAAACCTAATAGACTTTTATACTGTTCATGGGAGTGCTAAAAGAACATCTtctaaatttgcatttttattcaaCTCCCTGCAGGAAATCATTGCTCAGATTATGAGCGTGGAAGCTATCATCGCCAGGGCCAGGtctctgaaagcaaaatttgggGTAGAGAAGTGTgaaaatgaggaggagaaagaagatcTGCAAAGGTgactgatttcccccccccccccccccttgttttatttttcctctgatgcCCCTTTTTTGTAGTTTCAAAATTTAGGACAGATGGAAGTGGTGATGATAGAGAAATACTAAGGAATCGTATTTAATAGCAATATACGTTAGGTGTCCCTGTCCCTAGGCTACCCAGAGATGTTACACATGGGTACCCTAAATGCCCCTCTAAGTAACCATCTCAGATGGCTGATGATACagattattttaatggaatttgtTTTTATCTTGACAGTACTGGGgatttcatgtatttcttcatttatgtAAAAGGTATATTTGATGAACTTTGTTACAATAGAAGTAAAATTAGAAGGACTAGGAATTTAGTGTTTTCTGTAAGTAATACGGAACGAAATACCCCCCCAAAGTTACATTTTCTAATTCTAGTCTCCTTACTAACTTGAAACATACTGCTGAGGAACCATATGAATGAAAAGCGATGAGCCATGTTTCATTGCTTCGTTACCTGCTGTCAGATTATTTACTTACTGCTTAAGATGACAAATACGTAAcgttaaaaaaaccacattaactTCTTGgctgctgtgctgagagggagagGTGACATTTTTGTAGTACATGTTGGGAATTCAGAGGAGTGATGTCTGACCAATGCAGTATCTTTGTGCTCAAAAAAAATTGTCGTGTTGTTACTTCTTCTGTGTGACCGACACCGTGAAGGCTTTTTATGTTGAATTTATACATCTGCATTAGGAGCCTGGGTTCCATTTATAGTTAATTGAGAGAAGTAGGTCCTTTCAGAGGCTGGATTGCAACCTGGGTGTTAATCGGCCCTGCTGCTGGAGTTGCAACGCAAACAGCTACATCAGCTGCCTTTCCTGACCTTACGTGGGAGGCTGCTGTGTCCAGCTTAGTTTTGAGCTGCGTTATGTGTGAAAGAACAGCTGCTTGTATTAGCATGAAAGAAAGAGCAACAAGGTAGGAGGGAACAACTGAAGGCTAAGGGGGGTTTAGTCTTCAGGGTAGAGGGAAAGGAGTAAAGGGATGAAAAGGTGATGATAGTGTTTGAGCGGGATGCTGAGAAATGTCGGGGGTTTTTCCTTAAACTCTTAGAATGGGGAACTCTTGAGAGTGTCTGCCAGTTCTCGCTCTGTGCAAATGATGCTAAGTGGAGACCTCCTCACCAGAAACAATTCTGGTTTTAGATTAGCAAACTGGATACAGCTGAGAATTCAAcgttcctttttcctttccaataaTTTGTACCGCCAGATTCGTAAACTGTCTCCTGGAGCAGCCAGAAGTGTCAGTTATTGGTGCAGGAAGAGGACCTGCTGGTAGCATTATTCACAAGCTGTTCGTGAATGCTCAGAGGGTAAGAGAGAGCTCTTGACTGATTTGCAGACACTTCTAATTTAAGCAGTATGAGGCAACGACTTATCATATGATGCCGGTTTATTTTGTctgcatatatgcatgtattgTCATAAATgtgcttgagggtttttttgtgatgttCAACGTGATTTTGGCAATAACAGACGTTGCAAGATGGAAGAAGAGTAAGTGACCTGGGATGTTAAACAATTAAAGCCAGCTGGGTAGATAGAGGTGTCATCAATGTTGGATTTACTTCAAATGGTAACATCAGTAATGCTATTATGGCacaaatttctgctttattcaaGTTACACAATATAGGCAACATCACAGCAAGAACAATCAAGTGTGTTGATTGTTTCACATAGGAATGTAGAGAAACGCGTCAGAATAGTAAATACTTTAGAAGGAGTAACTTTTTAGTCTGAGGCTTATACTTGGAATGCTTGAGATTTCTCCCATGGAAACTAGCGTGCTTAGGAGGAGTTTCAGTTCTTTTCCAGTACAACTCTACATTCAGTTTACTTATTGCTAGCATTGTACATATTTTCTAGAAACCCTTCCCCAGCCTATATTGGTATAAATACTCCCTTTTTCTCTTAAGCAGTGTTTGTAAGAATTAGCCTTAAAGTATTGATTTCCAAACTTCTTGGAGTGCAGTCAGCCTTCAGTTTCTGTCAGAATTACACCTGTTCATAACGTCAAATTATCTAACAAAAATTTAGCTGCAGCAGTAATAACAAGGTAGCGTAGTATTGCAGACATCTTAGGGCCTGAAATCCTGTTTGGAAATCATTGCTGTAAAAATTTTGTGATTGGGAATTAAACCCTTCTAAAGTGTGGATGCCTTTATAATAATCTGTATTTTGCAACTCAGCAGAAAAAGGACCATTCTGAAAACAGCCCGTGGTTATTCTGAGAAATGAAAatcagaacatttattttatccTTCTA
It contains:
- the RAB3GAP1 gene encoding rab3 GTPase-activating protein catalytic subunit isoform X1 — its product is MAADSEPESEVFEITDFTTASEWERFISKIEEVLNDWKLIGISSGKPLEKGAYTTGAWDEKSDEISFADFKFSITHHYLVQEPSDKDGKEELVEDALPLPMQDLLCMNNDFPPRAHCLVRWYGLRELVVIAPAANNDAVLSESKCNLLLSSISIALGNTGCQVPLFVQVHHKWRRMYIGECQGAGVRTDFEMVHLRKVPNQYTHLSGLLDIFKSKIGCPLTPLPPVSMAIRLTYVLQDWQQYFWPQQPPDIDALVGGEVGGLEFGKLPFGACEDPISELHLATTWPHLTEGIIVDNDVYSDLDPVQAPQWSVRVRKADNPQCLLGDFLSEFFKLCRRKESTDEILGRSAFEEEGKEVADITHALSKLTEPAPVPIHKLSVTNMVHSAKKKIRKHRGVDESPLNNDVLNTILLFLFPDAADKLADGFESRTSTSAGNNPPPESEDYNLFSQFKSAPSDSLTYKLALCLCMINFYHGGVKGVAHLWQEFVLEMRYRWENNYLIPGLANGPPDLRCCLLHQKLQMLNCCIERKKARDEGKRGSVSDRSPGGTSGDTGKGADHSGDNPDKEKEVGKSWESWSDSEEEFFECLSDTEDLKGNGQENGKKGGAKEGNKEPVNLKPEGRLHPHGKLMLLHPGEPLYIPITQEPAPMTEDLLEEQSEVLAKLGTSAEGAHLRARMQSACLLSDMESFKAANPGCCLEDFVRWYSPRDYIEEEVVDEKGNIVIKGQLSARMKIPSNMWVEAWETAKPVPARRQKRLFDDTREAEKVLHYLAVQKPADLARHLLPCIIHAAVLKVKEEEALEDISSVKKIIKQIISHSSKVLRFPNPEDKKLEEIIAQIMSVEAIIARARSLKAKFGVEKCENEEEKEDLQRFVNCLLEQPEVSVIGAGRGPAGSIIHKLFVNAQRLTESSDEVSAVPPLDEELRRSGSSEERRLNTGAVSDFPPPTGREVILRTTVPRPAPYSKPLPQRMYSVLTKEDFRLAGAFSADTTFF
- the RAB3GAP1 gene encoding rab3 GTPase-activating protein catalytic subunit isoform X2, which codes for MAADSEPESEVFEITDFTTASEWERFISKIEEVLNDWKLIGISSGKPLEKGAYTTGAWDEKSDEISFADFKFSITHHYLVQEPSDKDGKEELVEDALPLPMQDLLCMNNDFPPRAHCLVRWYGLRELVVIAPAANNDAVLSESKCNLLLSSISIALGNTGCQVPLFVQVHHKWRRMYIGECQGAGVRTDFEMVHLRKVPNQYTHLSGLLDIFKSKIGCPLTPLPPVSMAIRLTYVLQDWQQYFWPQQPPDIDALVGGEVGGLEFGKLPFGACEDPISELHLATTWPHLTEGIIVDNDVYSDLDPVQAPQWSVRVRKADNPQCLLGDFLSEFFKLCRRKESTDEILGRSAFEEEGKEVADITHALSKLTEPAPVPIHKLSVTNMVHSAKKKIRKHRGVDESPLNNDVLNTILLFLFPDAADKLADGFESRTSTSAGNNPPPESEDYNLFSQFKSAPSDSLTYKLALCLCMINFYHGGVKGVAHLWQEFVLEMRYRWENNYLIPGLANGPPDLRCCLLHQKLQMLNCCIERKKARDEGKRGSVSDRSPGGTSGDTGKGADHSGDNPDKEKEVGKSWESWSDSEEEFFECLSDTEDLKGNGQENGKKGGAKEGNKEPVNLKPEGRLHPHGKLMLLHPGEPLYIPITQEPAPMTEDLLEEQSEVLAKLGTSAEGAHLRARMQSACLLSDMESFKAANPGCCLEDFVRWYSPRDYIEEEVVDEKGNIVIKGQLSARMKIPSNMWVEAWETAKPVPARRQKRLFDDTREAEKVLHYLAVQKPADLARHLLPCIIHAAVLKVKEEEALEDISSVKKIIKQIISHSSKVLRFPNPEDKKLEEIIAQIMSVEAIIARARSLKAKFGVEKCENEEEKEDLQRFVNCLLEQPEVSVIGAGRGPAGSIIHKLFVNAQRVSAVPPLDEELRRSGSSEERRLNTGAVSDFPPPTGREVILRTTVPRPAPYSKPLPQRMYSVLTKEDFRLAGAFSADTTFF